Proteins encoded in a region of the Eschrichtius robustus isolate mEscRob2 chromosome 14, mEscRob2.pri, whole genome shotgun sequence genome:
- the OSM gene encoding oncostatin-M — protein MRAQRMRRTPLSVILGLLFLSMAATSKCLGKYHELLLQLRRQADLMQDTSTLLDPYIRIQGLDTPGLKEHCRECPGAFPSEDALRGLSRQGFLRTLNATLGLVLHRLTALYQDLPEAQQLVGLNIRGFRSNIHCMSLLLRSSSEAETPEPTQPGPGPTPPPTPPSDAFQHKLKSCRFLRGYHCFMHSVGQVLREWGESRSRSRSRRHSPRRAPGDTAPSGPCRGGARRMWPFRRDRRLMPRGHLPR, from the exons ATGCGGGCACAGCGTATGCGGAGGACACCGCTCA GTGTGATCCTCGGACTCCTGTTCCTGAGCATGGCAGCCACAAGCAAGTGCTTGGGCAAGTACCATGAACTCCTCCTGCAGCTCCGGCGTCAGGCGGACCTCATGCAGGACACCAGCACGCTCCTGGACCCCTAT ATCCGCATCCAAGGCCTGGACACGCCAGGACTGAAGGAGCACTGCAGGGAGTGTCCCGGGGCCTTCCCCAGCGAGGATGCCCTGCGGGGGCTCAGTAGACAGGGCTTCCTGCGGACCCTCAATGCCACGCTGGGCCTCGTCCTGCACAGACTGACCGCTTTGTATCAGGACCTCCCTGAAGCCCAGCAGTTGGTGGGACTGAACATCCGCGGGTTCAGGAGTAACATCCACTGCATGTCCCTGCTGCTGCGCAGCTCCTCGGAGGCGGAGACACCTGAGCCCACTCAGCCGGGCCCCGGGCCCACGCCGCCGCCCACACCGCCCTCAGACGCCTTCCAGCACAAGTTGAAGAGCTGCAGGTTCCTGCGCGGCTACCACTGCTTCATGCACTCTGTGGGGCAGGTCCTCCGGGAGTGGGGGGagagccggagccggagccggagccggagaCACAGCCCCCGCCGGGCCCCTGGAGACACAGCCCCCTCCGGGCCCTGCAGAGGGGGGGCCCGCAGGATGTGGCCCTTCCGGAGGGACAGGAGACTCATGCCGAGGGGACACCTGCCCCGGTAG